One part of the Bacteroidota bacterium genome encodes these proteins:
- a CDS encoding OmpA family protein, translating into MTIKQFIIIILQLFIVGSSTLFGQIRDIEDAPFNYSFYSKRNADSLINLGIYYQFGRGNEDFRTLICLDSLSKKYNFKFMASYAGGCLMEFWTRSIDSMPWFDEYMGEHLTKINGPDWKNKFENEVKECANTICGTKSQIDSFYYNSQFGGGIMFEINDSKLNDISKCILDFQLLQILKKYPSLKFEIGGYMTVDENNTSVSLQRAINIQKYFISKGISKNRLTVKNYKFGTNYKPSVKMDCIRQNRIVKFRVIGT; encoded by the coding sequence ATGACAATTAAACAATTCATAATTATTATTTTACAATTATTTATAGTTGGTTCGAGTACCTTATTTGGACAGATTCGTGACATTGAAGATGCCCCCTTTAATTATTCTTTTTATTCTAAAAGAAATGCCGACAGCTTGATTAATTTGGGAATCTACTATCAATTTGGAAGAGGTAATGAGGATTTTCGAACACTGATATGTTTAGACTCACTTTCAAAAAAATACAACTTCAAATTTATGGCATCTTATGCAGGTGGTTGTTTAATGGAGTTTTGGACAAGGAGCATTGATTCAATGCCATGGTTTGACGAATATATGGGAGAACATCTTACAAAAATAAACGGTCCCGATTGGAAGAACAAATTTGAGAATGAAGTTAAAGAATGTGCTAACACAATCTGTGGAACTAAATCTCAAATTGACTCTTTCTATTATAATTCTCAATTTGGTGGAGGTATAATGTTTGAAATAAACGACTCTAAGTTAAACGATATTTCAAAATGTATACTTGATTTTCAGTTGTTACAAATCTTAAAAAAATATCCTAGTTTGAAATTCGAAATTGGTGGCTACATGACAGTTGATGAGAATAATACATCTGTGTCGTTACAAAGAGCCATTAATATTCAAAAGTATTTCATTTCCAAGGGTATTTCGAAAAATAGATTGACTGTAAAAAACTACAAATTTGGTACTAATTACAAACCATCTGTTAAAATGGATTGTATAAGACAAAACAGAATTGTGAAATTCCGTGTTATAGGTACATAA
- the tyrS gene encoding tyrosine--tRNA ligase, translating into MNFIAELKWRGMLQDVMPGTEELLSKQVTRGYIGFDPTADSLHVGHLTQIMTLIHFQRAGHQPVALVGGATGMVGDPSGKSDERNLLSEEVLRHNEDCLKKQLSHFLDFNAGENGAILVNNYDWFKGISFLDFIRDIGKHITVNYMMAKDSVKKRLEGDTGMSFTEFTYQLVQGYDFYYLWKNLNCQVQMGGSDQWGNIVTGTELIRRKDAGEAFAMTTQLIKKADGTKFGKTESGAVWLDRKRTSPYKFYQFWLNASDSDAANWIYIFTLLSQSEIEALRAEHEKAPHLRVLQKALAKEITIRTHSETDYNAAVEASNILFGNATAEAFAQLDEATFLDIFEGVPQFSIAKTELENTINIVDLLAEKTSVFPSKGEARKMIAGGGVSMNKAKIENDTVSIGTNDLINNKFLIAQKGRKNYFLITVN; encoded by the coding sequence ATGAATTTTATAGCAGAATTAAAATGGCGTGGCATGTTGCAGGATGTAATGCCGGGCACAGAGGAGTTACTAAGCAAACAGGTAACCCGCGGATATATTGGTTTTGACCCAACGGCTGATAGTTTACACGTTGGGCATTTAACCCAAATAATGACTTTGATTCATTTTCAAAGAGCAGGCCATCAACCGGTGGCTTTGGTGGGTGGCGCAACAGGTATGGTAGGCGATCCTTCCGGTAAAAGCGATGAACGCAACTTACTTTCGGAAGAAGTATTGCGCCACAACGAAGACTGTTTGAAAAAACAATTGAGTCATTTCCTTGACTTTAATGCAGGCGAAAACGGAGCTATTTTAGTAAACAATTACGATTGGTTTAAAGGTATTTCGTTCCTTGATTTTATACGCGATATTGGTAAACATATTACCGTGAATTATATGATGGCCAAAGACTCGGTAAAAAAACGTTTGGAAGGCGATACAGGCATGAGTTTTACGGAGTTTACTTACCAATTGGTACAGGGCTACGATTTTTACTACTTATGGAAAAACCTGAACTGCCAGGTACAAATGGGCGGTAGCGACCAATGGGGAAATATAGTAACAGGTACAGAGCTGATACGCAGAAAAGATGCGGGCGAAGCTTTTGCCATGACTACGCAACTGATAAAAAAAGCCGATGGTACTAAATTTGGTAAAACAGAAAGTGGTGCTGTTTGGTTGGATAGAAAACGTACATCACCTTACAAATTTTACCAGTTTTGGTTAAATGCCAGCGATAGCGATGCGGCCAACTGGATTTATATTTTTACCCTGTTAAGCCAAAGCGAAATAGAAGCACTAAGAGCGGAACATGAAAAAGCACCGCACCTGCGTGTATTGCAAAAAGCATTGGCCAAAGAAATAACCATTCGTACGCACAGCGAAACTGATTATAATGCAGCTGTTGAAGCCTCGAATATATTATTTGGAAACGCCACAGCCGAGGCTTTTGCCCAACTGGACGAAGCTACTTTTTTAGATATTTTTGAAGGTGTACCGCAGTTTAGCATTGCAAAAACAGAACTGGAAAATACGATTAATATAGTAGATTTATTGGCAGAGAAAACGAGTGTATTTCCATCGAAAGGGGAAGCCCGTAAAATGATAGCAGGTGGTGGCGTAAGTATGAATAAAGCCAAAATAGAAAACGATACGGTAAGTATTGGCACAAACGACTTAATAAACAACAAATTTTTAATTGCTCAAAAAGGCAGGAAAAACTATTTTTTAATTACTGTGAACTAA
- a CDS encoding flavin reductase family protein, which produces MKTITPKDLPLAEFHNALLTAIAPRPICFASTVDKDGNPNLSPFSFFNIFGSNPTTLIFSPARRVRDNTIKHTLENVMATKEVVINVVNYNMVQQMSLASCEYPKGVNEFTKSGFTPIASEKVKPFRVKESPVQFECKVRDIIETGNEGGAGNLVIAEIILMHIDNSVMTLDGKIDQHKMDLVGRLGSDWYVRANGDALFEVPKPNRNLGMGVDSLPEAIRLSTILTGNDLGLLANEQNIPDADSVAIYKHMNKDLLGIHQRFNDDAEKLQSELHRLAHYLLSQGKASDAWKTLLS; this is translated from the coding sequence ATGAAAACCATTACACCTAAAGACTTACCATTGGCTGAATTTCACAATGCATTGTTAACCGCTATTGCACCACGACCTATTTGTTTTGCAAGCACCGTTGATAAAGATGGAAATCCAAACCTAAGTCCTTTTAGTTTCTTTAATATATTTGGTTCAAACCCCACTACACTTATATTCTCTCCTGCCCGCAGGGTTAGGGACAATACCATTAAGCATACCTTAGAAAATGTAATGGCTACCAAAGAAGTTGTTATCAATGTAGTTAACTACAATATGGTGCAGCAAATGAGCTTAGCCAGTTGCGAGTACCCGAAAGGCGTAAACGAATTTACCAAATCGGGCTTCACTCCTATTGCTTCAGAAAAAGTAAAACCTTTCCGCGTAAAGGAAAGCCCCGTACAGTTTGAATGTAAAGTACGCGATATTATTGAAACTGGTAACGAAGGTGGTGCAGGTAATTTGGTAATAGCTGAAATTATACTGATGCATATTGATAACTCGGTTATGACATTGGATGGTAAAATAGATCAGCACAAAATGGATTTAGTAGGCCGTTTGGGAAGCGACTGGTATGTAAGAGCCAATGGCGATGCTTTATTTGAAGTACCTAAACCCAACAGGAACCTTGGTATGGGTGTAGACAGTTTACCGGAGGCTATACGTTTAAGTACCATTTTAACGGGTAATGATTTGGGCTTATTAGCCAATGAACAAAACATACCTGATGCTGACAGTGTGGCTATTTATAAACACATGAACAAAGACTTATTAGGCATACACCAACGCTTTAATGACGATGCGGAGAAACTACAATCGGAATTACACCGCTTAGCGCATTATTTGTTAAGTCAGGGTAAAGCAAGCGATGCTTGGAAAACATTGTTAAGTTAA
- a CDS encoding DUF1304 domain-containing protein, translated as MEIASKIIIAFIALEHFYILWLEMFAWETQGKKTFKGSLKDEMFAPTKKLAANQGLYNGFLAAGLIWSLLISDTVWQTNVAFFFLGCVTVAGIYGALTAARKIFFVQALPALIGLLVLYFAQ; from the coding sequence ATGGAAATAGCATCAAAAATAATTATCGCATTCATAGCACTCGAACATTTCTATATTTTATGGTTAGAAATGTTTGCTTGGGAAACCCAGGGCAAGAAAACCTTTAAAGGCTCTTTAAAAGATGAAATGTTTGCACCTACTAAAAAGCTGGCCGCTAACCAGGGTTTATACAATGGCTTTTTAGCTGCAGGTTTAATCTGGTCGTTGTTAATAAGCGATACTGTATGGCAAACCAATGTAGCCTTTTTCTTTTTAGGTTGCGTTACGGTTGCCGGTATTTATGGTGCTTTAACAGCTGCCAGAAAAATATTTTTTGTACAGGCTTTACCTGCTTTAATTGGTTTATTGGTTTTATACTTTGCTCAATAA
- a CDS encoding GNAT family N-acetyltransferase, translated as MMGIVFETERLNIRPFTLQDTAFIIELVNSEGWLKYIGDRNIKTTTDAEAYLSNGPIKSYTQHSFGLWMVELKNNTPIGMCGLIKRDTLANPDIGFAFLPAFENQGYAFEAAQATMQYATNILKLANVLAITLPENNSSIKLLNKIGLQFVEHITMPGDDEKLMLFSN; from the coding sequence ATGATGGGTATTGTTTTTGAAACGGAAAGACTAAACATACGTCCATTTACTTTACAGGATACTGCCTTTATTATTGAATTAGTTAATAGCGAAGGTTGGTTAAAATATATTGGCGATAGAAATATAAAAACCACCACGGATGCAGAAGCTTATTTAAGCAACGGCCCTATAAAAAGTTATACGCAACACAGCTTTGGCTTGTGGATGGTTGAACTTAAAAACAACACACCTATTGGTATGTGTGGTTTAATTAAGCGCGATACTTTGGCAAACCCAGATATTGGTTTTGCTTTTTTACCTGCATTTGAAAACCAAGGTTATGCTTTTGAAGCTGCACAGGCAACCATGCAATACGCAACCAATATATTAAAGCTGGCTAATGTTTTAGCCATTACTTTACCTGAAAATAATTCATCCATAAAACTACTGAATAAAATAGGTTTACAGTTTGTAGAACATATCACCATGCCCGGTGATGATGAAAAACTAATGTTGTTTAGTAATTAA
- a CDS encoding YcxB family protein produces MKTRLKQSIIAIVCTLLIVQYFLNSDGFDLMRTTVSSLFGIVVYIFILYRSYVVIKRIPLENGYILGKKEVEFTEERYFYKTRNSEASTGWDAIKSIEEGKTAFYLFMDTNMAMIIPKRTFKDESEMCYFKDLVTRKIQKA; encoded by the coding sequence ATGAAAACTAGGTTGAAGCAATCAATTATTGCGATTGTATGTACGCTCCTAATTGTACAATATTTTTTGAATAGTGATGGATTCGATTTGATGAGAACTACTGTTTCATCACTCTTCGGTATTGTTGTATATATTTTTATTCTTTACAGAAGTTATGTTGTAATAAAAAGAATACCCCTTGAAAATGGTTATATACTTGGGAAAAAAGAAGTAGAATTTACCGAGGAGAGGTATTTTTACAAAACGCGTAATTCAGAAGCAAGCACCGGATGGGATGCAATTAAAAGTATAGAAGAAGGTAAAACTGCTTTTTATTTATTTATGGATACCAATATGGCTATGATAATTCCTAAGCGTACATTTAAAGACGAATCGGAAATGTGCTACTTTAAAGATTTAGTAACACGTAAAATACAAAAGGCTTAA
- a CDS encoding M1 family aminopeptidase — MSTFFLSVNASDSRTSEFDVLNYSIRLNIVNLGSKSINGNAVLKVKLIKSSVKLIVLDLAKLGVDSILIQGIKQSFTKNDSQLFISVSQDFNTGDTVDLNCFYGGVPIQDSKWGGFYFSGKYAFNMGVGFTVNPHNFGRAWFPCVDNFEERSTYDFHITTDSGYMAVCNGIPQASNVHNDQTITWNWVLSNPIPTYLACVAVSTYTPVKYVYQGKEKAYEIILAAQAQDTAKVKLSMVNLTKALQFFEDKFAPYPFERAGYVMVPFNGGAMEHATCITYPLFGVDGTLTYETLMAHELSHMWWGDMVTCESASEMWLNEGWASFCEAMFLELMYDKNTYYTDMNEKLLEVMRFAHVADKSFLVLNQIPHEVTYGTHVYKKGALTVAALRYYMGDTAFFKACNSYLTKYKFQTSSSLKLRDEFQKFTSVNLTQFFNDWVFTAGSAAVVLSSYKVMVGNAANFVELNVKQYSRGNNISYSYIPFKITLFDTLGNKYVEQDSLNGSEKQIMVRVPYTFMPAFVLINENNELPLAKTYSLQTIKGTGIKTDANALITLNVQQNTDSATILAEHYWVGAKQNEVTPKGIRISQYRFWNIDGNFDAGKFKAQVYFNFDGTTPASTSGGWLDYTLPFTNEDSLVLLFKPQGTNEWVLHTDNIRISGGSKLDKTGRFTTNKIEKGMYAIGMYDFKSGVKNIQEKESGFLLYPNPTKHQINIEINERLLNSDAVIYDVNGKQFAKVQLSKTTQTINIDNLAKGVYYFKIENNSSQQAKMFVVE, encoded by the coding sequence TTGTCCACATTTTTTTTAAGTGTAAATGCCAGTGATTCAAGAACTAGTGAGTTCGATGTACTCAATTATTCAATTCGGTTAAATATCGTAAATTTGGGAAGCAAATCCATAAATGGGAATGCTGTTCTAAAAGTAAAACTGATAAAAAGCAGTGTAAAATTAATTGTGCTTGATTTAGCCAAATTAGGGGTTGATTCTATACTAATACAAGGTATAAAACAAAGTTTTACAAAAAATGACTCTCAGTTATTTATATCTGTAAGTCAGGATTTTAACACAGGTGATACGGTTGATTTAAACTGTTTTTATGGAGGTGTTCCAATTCAGGATTCCAAGTGGGGAGGCTTTTATTTTAGTGGTAAGTATGCTTTCAATATGGGAGTCGGTTTTACGGTAAATCCGCATAATTTTGGTCGTGCCTGGTTCCCTTGTGTGGATAACTTTGAAGAGAGAAGCACTTATGATTTTCATATTACCACTGACAGCGGATACATGGCAGTTTGTAATGGAATTCCGCAAGCATCAAATGTGCATAACGACCAAACTATTACCTGGAATTGGGTTTTAAGCAACCCTATTCCTACCTATTTAGCTTGTGTGGCGGTGAGTACCTATACACCCGTAAAATATGTTTACCAAGGTAAAGAAAAAGCTTATGAAATTATACTGGCAGCACAAGCACAAGATACAGCCAAAGTAAAGTTGAGCATGGTTAACTTAACAAAAGCACTGCAGTTTTTTGAAGATAAATTTGCACCTTATCCGTTTGAGCGAGCCGGTTATGTAATGGTTCCTTTTAACGGTGGAGCTATGGAACATGCTACTTGTATTACTTATCCATTATTTGGTGTAGATGGAACTTTAACTTATGAAACTCTGATGGCACATGAGTTAAGCCATATGTGGTGGGGCGATATGGTAACTTGCGAAAGTGCCAGTGAAATGTGGTTAAACGAGGGTTGGGCCAGTTTTTGCGAAGCTATGTTTTTGGAATTGATGTATGATAAGAATACTTATTATACAGATATGAATGAAAAGTTATTGGAAGTAATGCGTTTTGCACATGTTGCCGACAAAAGCTTTTTAGTATTGAACCAAATTCCGCATGAGGTAACATACGGAACCCACGTGTACAAAAAAGGCGCATTAACAGTAGCGGCACTCAGATATTATATGGGCGATACCGCTTTTTTTAAAGCATGCAATAGTTATTTAACCAAATACAAATTTCAAACAAGTAGTTCACTAAAGTTAAGAGACGAGTTTCAGAAGTTTACATCTGTAAACCTTACCCAGTTTTTTAACGATTGGGTTTTTACAGCCGGAAGTGCAGCAGTGGTTTTAAGTAGTTATAAAGTGATGGTGGGTAATGCTGCCAATTTTGTGGAACTAAATGTTAAACAATATAGCAGGGGAAATAACATTTCTTATTCTTATATACCATTTAAAATTACTTTGTTTGATACCTTAGGTAATAAATATGTAGAACAGGATTCACTGAACGGAAGTGAGAAACAAATTATGGTTCGTGTTCCTTATACTTTTATGCCGGCTTTTGTTTTAATTAACGAAAACAATGAATTGCCTTTGGCTAAAACCTATTCATTACAAACCATAAAAGGTACAGGCATAAAAACAGATGCCAATGCATTAATTACTCTCAACGTGCAACAAAATACCGATTCAGCTACCATATTAGCTGAACACTATTGGGTAGGCGCTAAACAAAACGAAGTAACACCAAAAGGCATAAGAATAAGCCAATACAGGTTTTGGAATATAGATGGTAATTTTGACGCTGGTAAATTTAAAGCACAAGTATATTTTAACTTTGATGGTACAACACCTGCCAGTACAAGTGGCGGTTGGTTAGATTATACTTTGCCATTTACCAACGAAGACAGTTTGGTTTTATTGTTTAAACCACAAGGAACCAACGAATGGGTTTTACATACTGATAATATACGCATTTCAGGAGGTAGCAAGCTTGATAAAACCGGAAGGTTTACTACCAATAAAATTGAAAAAGGAATGTATGCCATTGGCATGTACGATTTTAAATCAGGAGTTAAAAATATACAGGAAAAGGAAAGTGGTTTTTTATTGTATCCCAATCCAACCAAGCACCAGATAAATATTGAAATAAATGAAAGGCTATTGAATAGTGATGCCGTTATTTATGATGTAAACGGTAAGCAGTTTGCCAAAGTACAATTGTCTAAAACTACCCAAACCATTAATATAGATAATTTGGCTAAAGGCGTTTATTACTTTAAAATAGAAAACAACAGCAGCCAGCAAGCTAAAATGTTTGTAGTGGAGTAA